A single region of the Bicyclus anynana chromosome 16, ilBicAnyn1.1, whole genome shotgun sequence genome encodes:
- the LOC112056223 gene encoding uncharacterized protein LOC112056223 isoform X2 yields the protein MGVPHITSCCWCFGLESGTKIIAFLHMLTALTMMIVCSVFAEGARALVGTVEDGEDHLYSTWYSITVAVAVVSVVHVLLAAMLLFAACKRNTTALRVWVWVMLVLYAAALLYVLVSMTFGFTASGSEIFLAFLQGIVFFGLLAYCILCVNSYYLMLKSSEDMEAPNKIDY from the exons ATGGGTGTTCCGCACATCACGTCGTGCTGCTGGTGCTTCGGCCTCGAGTCCGGCACTAAGATCATTGCTTTCCTTCATATG TTGACAGCGCTGACGATGATGATAGTGTGCTCCGTGTTCGCGGAGGGCGCGCGCGCGCTTGTGGGCACGGTGGAGGACGGCGAGGACCACCTGTACAGCACGTGGTACTCCATCACCGTGGCCGTGGCCGTGGTCTCCGTGGTGCACGTGCTGCTGGCGGCCATGCTGCTGTTCGCCGCCTGCAAG CGCAACACGACGGCGCTGCGCGTGTGGGTGTGGGTGATGCTGGTGCTGTACGCGGCGGCGCTGCTGTACGTGCTGGTGTCCATGACCTTCGGCTTCACGGCCAGCGGCTCCGAGATCTTCCTCGCCTTCCTGCAGGGGATAGTGTTCTTCG GTCTCTTGGCGTACTGCATCCTGTGCGTGAACAGCTACTACCTGATGCTGAAGAGCTCCGAAGACATGGAGGCACCCAACAAGATCGACTATTAA
- the LOC112056223 gene encoding uncharacterized protein LOC112056223 isoform X1, whose protein sequence is MQTREMSQTSAAAMGVPHITSCCWCFGLESGTKIIAFLHMLTALTMMIVCSVFAEGARALVGTVEDGEDHLYSTWYSITVAVAVVSVVHVLLAAMLLFAACKRNTTALRVWVWVMLVLYAAALLYVLVSMTFGFTASGSEIFLAFLQGIVFFGLLAYCILCVNSYYLMLKSSEDMEAPNKIDY, encoded by the exons ATGCAGACACGGGAAAT GTCGCAGACGAGCGCCGCTGCAATGGGTGTTCCGCACATCACGTCGTGCTGCTGGTGCTTCGGCCTCGAGTCCGGCACTAAGATCATTGCTTTCCTTCATATG TTGACAGCGCTGACGATGATGATAGTGTGCTCCGTGTTCGCGGAGGGCGCGCGCGCGCTTGTGGGCACGGTGGAGGACGGCGAGGACCACCTGTACAGCACGTGGTACTCCATCACCGTGGCCGTGGCCGTGGTCTCCGTGGTGCACGTGCTGCTGGCGGCCATGCTGCTGTTCGCCGCCTGCAAG CGCAACACGACGGCGCTGCGCGTGTGGGTGTGGGTGATGCTGGTGCTGTACGCGGCGGCGCTGCTGTACGTGCTGGTGTCCATGACCTTCGGCTTCACGGCCAGCGGCTCCGAGATCTTCCTCGCCTTCCTGCAGGGGATAGTGTTCTTCG GTCTCTTGGCGTACTGCATCCTGTGCGTGAACAGCTACTACCTGATGCTGAAGAGCTCCGAAGACATGGAGGCACCCAACAAGATCGACTATTAA